A genome region from Synechococcales cyanobacterium T60_A2020_003 includes the following:
- a CDS encoding RNA methyltransferase gives MDRKPDDPIVQTLSSVRIVLVEPAGDRNVGAIARVMKNMGLYRLVIVQPRCDCFGEEARIMAVHAEDVLTSAQVVDSLPDALKGCQRAIATTARDRDTGDVLEEPRSALPWLVQPLLSGERPETALIFGPEDRGLSNAELNYAQRFVRIPSSEVYPSLNLAQSVAVCAYELRQSILNPTPFVAEVVSQPSADLASLDELEGYFEQLESLLLRIEYLYPHTAASRMEKLRRLFKRAGLASQEVAMLRGMLRQMAWALDGTASPEIPREAIERSTQSDR, from the coding sequence ATGGATAGGAAACCCGATGATCCGATTGTGCAAACGCTATCCTCGGTGCGAATCGTGTTGGTGGAACCTGCGGGCGATCGCAATGTTGGGGCGATCGCCCGGGTCATGAAAAATATGGGGTTGTATCGCCTAGTGATTGTGCAGCCTCGCTGTGATTGCTTTGGGGAAGAAGCGCGAATCATGGCCGTCCATGCTGAGGATGTGTTGACCTCGGCTCAGGTTGTGGATTCATTGCCGGATGCCCTCAAGGGGTGTCAGCGGGCGATCGCTACCACGGCTCGCGATCGCGATACCGGAGATGTGTTGGAGGAACCCCGATCTGCATTACCTTGGTTAGTCCAACCGCTGCTATCGGGTGAGCGACCTGAAACCGCACTGATCTTTGGCCCCGAAGATCGCGGCCTCAGCAATGCCGAGCTGAACTATGCCCAGCGCTTTGTTCGGATTCCCTCTAGTGAGGTCTACCCGTCGCTAAACTTGGCGCAATCGGTGGCGGTGTGTGCCTACGAACTGCGGCAATCGATTTTGAATCCAACGCCCTTCGTGGCTGAGGTTGTGTCGCAGCCCTCAGCGGATCTCGCGTCCTTGGATGAACTCGAAGGCTATTTTGAGCAGTTGGAATCGCTGTTGCTGCGGATTGAGTACCTGTATCCCCACACGGCAGCAAGTCGGATGGAAAAGTTGCGTCGTCTGTTTAAGCGGGCAGGATTGGCATCTCAGGAAGTGGCGATGCTGCGGGGAATGCTGCGTCAGATGGCTTGGGCCTTGGACGGGACGGCTTCACCGGAAATCCCTAGGGAAGCGATCGAGCGTTCGACTCAGAGCGATCGCTGA
- a CDS encoding N-acetylmannosamine-6-phosphate 2-epimerase, whose product MATDLLQSLHKKLVVSCQAPVDSPLHHPDMIAAIAQAAVKRGAAGVRIDTPDHVRAVRQRVDVPIIGLWKQVFEGCDVYITPQVHHAEAIAQAGADIIAIDATVRPRPDGETVEQMIDAIHQLGKLVMADVDTLEAAIAAEKAGADLVGTTLYGYTADTQHQKPPSFDLVTQMAQQLQVPVVCEGGISSPEMARHALEAGAYTVVVGTAITGIDIQVSAYSAALQ is encoded by the coding sequence TTGGCAACAGATTTGCTTCAAAGTCTTCACAAAAAGCTGGTGGTTTCCTGTCAGGCTCCAGTGGATTCTCCACTGCATCATCCAGACATGATTGCGGCGATCGCCCAGGCTGCGGTTAAACGAGGTGCAGCGGGCGTGCGTATCGATACCCCTGATCACGTTCGTGCCGTTCGCCAACGGGTAGACGTGCCTATTATTGGACTCTGGAAACAAGTGTTTGAGGGATGCGATGTTTACATCACCCCTCAGGTTCATCATGCAGAGGCGATCGCCCAGGCTGGAGCAGACATCATTGCGATTGATGCAACAGTGCGTCCCCGTCCTGATGGAGAAACCGTTGAGCAGATGATTGACGCTATCCATCAACTTGGCAAGCTCGTTATGGCCGATGTGGATACGCTAGAAGCCGCGATCGCCGCCGAAAAGGCAGGCGCAGACCTAGTGGGCACAACCTTGTACGGCTACACTGCCGACACTCAGCATCAAAAACCGCCAAGCTTTGACCTCGTCACCCAAATGGCGCAACAACTTCAGGTTCCGGTGGTGTGCGAGGGTGGGATTTCGTCCCCTGAAATGGCACGCCATGCTTTGGAGGCAGGGGCCTATACAGTCGTGGTGGGGACTGCTATCACGGGAATTGATATCCAGGTGAGCGCTTACAGTGCTGCACTGCAGTAG
- a CDS encoding pentapeptide repeat-containing protein, translated as MSSDPTPLSNRSSTSSTNGATPSNTSNLNSEFDHDFGEDLPTSPPPIMPVKHSANRLAPRPSGPQTRRRSGQRSLVMPLLLVAIAVIAAGMAIDLPWLSLAGAIVAMVLSFSVIIPQIRFFFQTVMTDQQRALILALVALGFVMASLLQFTDLKFRVRLFWTQVNWDAVGALGDAFGALGQILIAILALYVAWRQYVIEKDLTTQQNLITQQQTIDSYFQGISDLVLDEEGLLEDWPQERAIAEGRTAAILSSADAEGKAKVLRFLSRSKLLTPLKRDRRLGRAILDGTGGYAEDRDYGIRVIDLGVMLANTNLAGTDLRWTDLSDVNLIRANLSDCDLVKANLSRTILYGTDLSGADLMGARLFYGSAKTATPRTRDGIPNYQTGEYTGAVVENADFTEAQRMSEEQRWYCCAWGGAKTRATIPGGCGDIPDLLAQERQGVQANPSPEEV; from the coding sequence ATGAGTTCCGATCCCACCCCTCTATCCAACCGTTCCAGCACGAGTAGCACCAATGGCGCTACGCCATCCAATACTTCCAACCTGAACTCTGAGTTTGACCATGACTTTGGCGAAGATTTACCCACTTCTCCACCGCCAATTATGCCTGTGAAGCACTCTGCAAACCGACTAGCACCCCGACCGTCTGGCCCCCAAACACGGCGGCGCAGTGGACAGCGATCGCTGGTTATGCCGTTACTGCTGGTGGCGATCGCCGTCATTGCCGCAGGAATGGCGATCGATCTGCCCTGGCTATCGTTGGCAGGCGCGATCGTGGCCATGGTGCTGTCCTTTAGCGTGATCATTCCCCAGATCCGCTTCTTCTTCCAAACGGTCATGACCGACCAGCAGCGGGCTCTCATTCTAGCACTGGTCGCGTTGGGGTTCGTGATGGCATCGCTGCTTCAGTTCACAGATCTGAAATTTCGAGTGCGGCTGTTCTGGACGCAGGTGAACTGGGATGCCGTGGGTGCCTTGGGAGATGCCTTTGGCGCGTTGGGGCAAATTTTGATTGCCATCCTGGCACTCTACGTGGCATGGCGACAGTATGTGATTGAGAAGGATCTCACAACCCAGCAGAACTTAATCACCCAACAACAAACCATCGACTCCTATTTTCAAGGGATTTCCGATCTCGTACTCGACGAAGAAGGTCTACTAGAAGACTGGCCTCAAGAACGGGCGATCGCGGAAGGTCGAACTGCTGCCATCCTCAGCAGTGCTGATGCTGAAGGTAAAGCCAAAGTACTGCGGTTTCTCTCTCGCTCTAAACTCTTGACCCCGCTGAAGCGCGATCGCCGCTTGGGACGCGCCATTCTCGATGGTACCGGAGGTTACGCCGAAGATCGCGACTATGGCATTCGCGTCATTGATCTGGGCGTCATGCTCGCAAACACGAACCTTGCAGGCACCGACCTCCGCTGGACGGATCTCAGCGATGTGAATCTGATCCGGGCAAACCTTAGCGACTGCGATTTAGTCAAAGCCAACCTATCGCGAACGATTCTGTACGGAACCGATCTATCCGGTGCAGATCTGATGGGTGCCCGCCTGTTCTACGGTTCTGCGAAAACCGCCACCCCCCGCACCCGCGACGGCATCCCCAATTACCAAACCGGGGAATACACCGGAGCCGTCGTCGAAAACGCAGACTTCACCGAAGCCCAGCGCATGTCTGAAGAGCAACGCTGGTACTGTTGCGCCTGGGGTGGAGCCAAAACCCGTGCCACCATACCAGGAGGATGTGGGGATATTCCAGATTTGTTAGCCCAGGAGCGACAGGGCGTTCAGGCTAATCCGTCTCCAGAGGAAGTCTGA
- a CDS encoding GNAT family N-acetyltransferase: protein MVQLRPHLTLGEFCTRVQRQQQQGYQLAYVVRQEDPSQVTGVAGFRMMENLVNGRILYVDDLVTAEGDRSQGYGAALLHWLADYAKAQDCVSLQLDSGVQRSLAHRFYFRHGMTISGFHFQRSL from the coding sequence ATGGTGCAACTCCGTCCCCATCTGACCTTGGGGGAGTTTTGTACGCGGGTACAACGCCAGCAACAGCAAGGATATCAACTTGCTTACGTTGTGCGCCAAGAGGATCCTAGCCAGGTGACAGGCGTAGCCGGATTTCGGATGATGGAAAATCTGGTGAACGGACGCATTCTGTATGTGGATGACCTGGTAACGGCAGAGGGCGATCGCTCCCAAGGGTACGGTGCGGCCTTGCTGCATTGGTTAGCGGATTACGCGAAAGCTCAGGATTGCGTGTCCCTTCAGCTTGATAGCGGGGTGCAGCGATCGCTCGCCCATCGATTCTATTTCCGGCACGGCATGACCATTTCAGGCTTTCATTTTCAGCGATCGCTCTGA
- a CDS encoding CapA family protein, producing the protein MKLDVYSATELQQRAQAGDVQAIAYWLNVYLLPQQQCARVSPLSSGYLDIQVRCRTVPDGDRLLQVIHERLCCLRLPNLRGTKIQISVDRPYPRVLEDRFLIFQPVGSSVQPAQKRSSQVSKSIPWPKLPISSLTHHLQHGGTAIYGHAKGWASAVRDFVTAEHVPVSRPAAAIRPSKSLDAPLLRPPVLLGAAIATFVIGCSYEALTYYNTSPLRASSRILPSVPVPRVSRSDRPLPTVVDTIQVGKKQVPVYAVPSSNAGKGAIALLFTPAADGEDPVAVAMAQYPSDVVLMALDSPSQVSRVVSDVLAPSGRLKVTDATVPPANQAIAHLSGQFMKQAGNGSATRARNTLEWQGIYTTRPTQRPSAENPPLIVEIKGQRVAFLSYTFSDAQDSTLDAVRTRLADDISNLRDQVDWIVVNYDTSDSLASYPADWQTSAARFAIDQGADVVVGYSASVVQGAERYRSGAIAYALGTLDSEDSGASASDASVPVAFQVQLRRDRPVQAELIPITAADSPTYHRSVLYLQQASGLFSTPIPAPIEDSEVDADSSGTNRDVLSKDDERRSRLTEQDEQDSLDSFTTDSIAAEDSSTER; encoded by the coding sequence ATGAAACTCGATGTTTATTCGGCAACCGAACTTCAGCAGCGAGCCCAGGCAGGCGATGTCCAGGCGATCGCTTATTGGCTCAACGTGTATTTGCTCCCTCAACAGCAGTGTGCGCGAGTGTCACCGTTGAGTTCGGGCTATCTCGATATTCAGGTGCGCTGTCGTACGGTTCCCGATGGCGATCGCCTGTTGCAGGTGATTCATGAACGCCTTTGTTGCCTCCGCCTGCCAAACCTACGGGGAACCAAGATCCAAATTTCAGTTGATCGCCCCTACCCTCGTGTCTTAGAAGATCGGTTTTTAATCTTTCAGCCTGTAGGTTCCTCGGTTCAGCCTGCTCAAAAGCGATCGTCTCAGGTCTCCAAGTCGATCCCTTGGCCTAAGCTTCCGATTTCATCCCTCACGCACCATCTTCAGCATGGGGGAACGGCAATCTATGGACACGCGAAAGGCTGGGCGTCCGCCGTTCGAGATTTTGTGACGGCTGAACATGTTCCTGTATCAAGGCCTGCAGCGGCAATCCGACCGTCAAAATCCCTAGATGCACCATTGCTGCGTCCGCCTGTTCTGCTGGGAGCGGCGATCGCTACCTTTGTGATTGGCTGTAGCTACGAGGCGTTAACCTACTACAACACATCGCCGCTGCGGGCGTCTTCGCGGATTTTGCCCTCTGTACCTGTGCCTAGGGTGTCTAGAAGCGATCGCCCCCTACCTACGGTCGTTGATACGATTCAGGTTGGTAAGAAGCAGGTGCCTGTGTATGCCGTGCCGTCAAGTAACGCAGGGAAAGGGGCGATCGCCCTCCTCTTTACTCCCGCTGCCGACGGGGAAGATCCGGTGGCGGTGGCGATGGCGCAGTATCCATCGGATGTGGTCTTGATGGCACTCGATTCTCCGAGCCAAGTTTCTCGTGTGGTCTCGGATGTCCTCGCTCCTTCAGGTCGTCTGAAGGTGACAGATGCCACTGTTCCTCCTGCAAATCAGGCGATCGCCCACTTATCGGGGCAATTTATGAAACAAGCAGGGAACGGATCTGCAACTCGTGCGCGTAATACGTTGGAATGGCAGGGGATTTATACAACCCGCCCCACACAGCGTCCGTCTGCTGAAAATCCGCCGCTGATTGTAGAGATTAAAGGTCAACGGGTGGCGTTTCTGAGCTATACATTTTCGGATGCCCAAGATTCGACCCTGGATGCCGTCCGAACTCGCTTGGCCGATGATATATCAAACCTTCGCGATCAGGTGGATTGGATCGTGGTGAACTATGATACCAGTGATTCCCTGGCATCCTATCCTGCTGATTGGCAGACCAGCGCCGCTCGATTTGCCATTGATCAAGGCGCAGATGTGGTTGTGGGCTACAGCGCAAGTGTAGTGCAGGGCGCAGAGCGCTATCGGTCTGGGGCGATCGCCTATGCTCTGGGCACCCTGGATAGTGAAGACTCTGGGGCGTCAGCATCTGATGCGAGCGTTCCCGTCGCCTTTCAGGTACAACTCCGGCGCGATCGCCCCGTTCAAGCCGAGTTAATTCCAATCACAGCAGCAGATTCACCGACATACCACCGTTCTGTGCTCTACCTTCAGCAAGCCTCCGGATTGTTTAGTACTCCGATTCCCGCTCCTATAGAGGATTCAGAGGTGGATGCAGATTCCTCTGGGACTAATCGAGATGTCCTGAGTAAAGATGATGAACGGCGGTCGCGCCTCACAGAGCAAGACGAACAGGATAGCCTGGATAGTTTTACGACGGATTCTATCGCTGCCGAAGACTCAAGCACAGAGCGGTAA
- a CDS encoding DUF2256 domain-containing protein — translation MGKARSKSDLPTKVCPVCQRPFTWRKKWADCWDEVKYCSERCRRRRNTAEP, via the coding sequence ATGGGAAAAGCTCGCTCAAAATCCGACTTACCCACCAAGGTTTGCCCTGTGTGTCAGCGTCCATTCACTTGGCGTAAGAAATGGGCCGACTGCTGGGACGAAGTGAAGTACTGTTCTGAACGCTGTCGTCGTCGTCGCAACACCGCAGAACCCTAA